The nucleotide sequence TCTAACTTTCAGCTCATTTCTAAATCTGTTTCCAAATTTTAGAATGTAGCTCTCTGTTCTGTGCACCATAGGGTTATGGGAATGAAACAAACGTATTTTAGCTcaattatttcaacaaataaagGGTATTAATCCCAAAAGCTGTCAGATCTAAACAGATGTCTATTTCAGTTTCCAGCTGAAAACTAGTTTGTTCCGGTCTGCCCCTCTAGGCTGCCAGGGCCTAAAATTCTTTCCAGCAGGTAGTGAACTTGAAAGAgcagacttgggtttgaatctcatCCTAACACCTGGGGGGTGTGTGACCTGAGATAGGTAATTTCACCtcttaaagataattttcttatctgtacaaTAAGGCTCTTTCTTGGGGTTATAAGCAAAGACACAAAACAAGTGGTAGAGTGCTTTTAATATGTAACAGCAGCTAAACGGACTGTagacaattaaagaaaaattagaaggaTATGGTAGATTGTATTATTGTCCAAAAATATCTGCTACCCTGGAGGATTATACTTCCCCAGTCCCACAGCCACTACTCtgtatgtgacttgctttggctgaGGAAGTTTATTAATGATATGCATCACTTCCCAGCATCACTTTGAAAGAGCCAGCTGATTGCTCTCCATCTTTTCCCTATCATGAGACTGGCAATGTTCCAGTTAGATGTTTCTGGAGTACAGCGGAGCCCAGCCACGGGCAAACCACAAACTTCAAATGTGACAAACCTTTGTACCAACTAGACTTTTGGTCCTTTCTAACTGTAACATAACCCTACCTATTTTGATATTGAAGAGACTACAAGAAAAACTTGCCATATGAATCCATAGCCACGAACACAAACCCTTATTTACACAATAagctgaagaaataattttagattgttGGAAAGAAGTTGCTGAGTGCAGGCACAACAGGCTTAACCTTAGACAACCATCTGTCCAATAGGCAAGATATGTTGGGATAGGCCTCACCTGGAAATCGACTGCACTTCTGTTTAGTCCCTTTCCGCTAGGCCTAGATCAAACTGGACAGATATTCAGACAGTGGCATTCTCCACAAGCTTGTCAGTCAGTCAGTCACCCCCAATACTTCTTGGGCTGAGAATGTTTCCAATCATGCTACTCAAAGTAGGGCCAGTAGGCCAGTAGCATTAGCATCATCTGGGAACCTGTCAGAAACACAAATCCTCAGGccccatgccactgccctccagcttagCCATTCCACttgctttggttttgtttgtaaCAGCTTTAAGAGCCAGCGCATGACCCACCATCTTCTCTGCCAGGAAGCCGAGTGTCCCAGATAGGTGCTGCCATCAGGGTGGGATCTAGCGTGACTATATAAGCACAGCCCAACCTGACCAAGAGTCTGTAAATGTGCacttagtttttataattttgttacaGTTGAGACTTCAGGAGTCTTCTCACTGTAGCAGTGTACTTCAACAAAACTGATAAACATCCTGAggaaaatacaatgtaaatatttgcaaatactgTTTACTCAAAACTTTGTTTTCCCTACAGTTAATAGTGACTTTTAGATACAACTGTATAATACTTTCAAAAGGTACTTGCAAATtgctatgaaaatttaaaataaattacaagtaGAAACTATTTTCTCCTCAAATGGCCTTGGTTCAGATTACACAATTGTTTTCATTGTAATTTGTAAAAGTGTTTAAAAGTAACCCTATGTTGAGGGATTTTCTGGGACCATGAAACTGTCCGGTAACCTGATTATAGTGGCAGACATTATAAATTCTTTTAACTGTATATGCTcaattttactgtatattttttattaaataaaaacataacccTATTCATTTATTAGTGTTGACACTTAAGGAAAAGACAATGACCCAGGAGCCACTCCTATTCTAAACACTACCTTTTCCAAGTCACCTTATAAAATATCCTACAAAGAAGGGATCTGGagattacttttactttttagaaGTTCTAAACCTCAGGTTACATCTACAAAATGGAGCTATTAGTTATTCACAAATTGAGGAATAAAGGAGATAACACCGAGGTAATTCATAAAAGGCACTTAACATATGCTTACAATAGAGAATATCagggagaaatgtctgtttatccACTAAGCAATACTCTATTCTCATATTTACACCCACCATATAAATCATGGAAGCACTAAGGACTGTTGGAGAGCAAAGTTTTCAAACCTGAGAACTTTATACCACCTTTGTTACACTACACTgtgattttaaatctttaatcaaaTTCCAAAGGTTATCAGCCATATTACATGCCATGATTAGCTTTCTATAAGCAATTTTTTTTACTGTGTACAGATCGgtgtcaatgaaataaaaaaaaaaaactgtatactAGGCAAAGAACTTTATTAATCTTTGTTTCAAACTTGATTCCCAGGCTTCTTCGGCTTAATTAGCTGCAAAGAATGAATTGTGTATaagcaaaaactgaaaagagCTGCAGTGTCCAAGGGGCTTGGGCTTAAAAATATTAGAGATCTAGATTTTATCAGATCCATaaacaaaaatttcttaaaaagcagTCATAATATAAAATAGCAGCTCCCAGTAACTTCTTCAAGTTTTATCTTCAGAAGTTGACTCAGTTCAGTTTGCCTCATTCTTGGAAGCCTCATCAAAATTCTCCACAAGAtctaggaaaaggaaaagagtagAAATTCTTAAAAAAGCCAAATCTACAAATAATTATCAGATCTTAAAAGGGGATGAGGGAAAGACATTCATTTGCCAATGATGATAAATACTGTGTCATAGCCCCAAGAACaagaatgccaaaaaaaaaaaaaaaaaaaaaggtaaaaaaaatgcCCCCCTCTTCCCATCTCATACATTGGTCAACATAACATGGGGGAGCAGAACCAAAGAATACAATGACACACAATGTTAAAATTTTCATGGATTCCTAAGGAGACCTGTCTATGCAAAGTGGGAATATTTATGagtctagtgattctcctgcccaataaatattttagaagaacGTAAATTTATCCAATAACAGGTAAGAGACAAAAATGTCTCATGATTCCCAAAGGAGTTATGCTGCTACAGATTTTAGAATGCATATATATATCCCAAGATACCTGAACAACTCCACACCTTCTTGTAAATTCATGAGTTTCAAAGTAGGGAGCAAGGGTCATTAGTGCTCTGCAGGTAATAGTTATATTTAGGgtactatatatatacttatttattcaatatttaaggTTAGATACCTACACATCCTTGGGATCCCAAACAGAAACAAGCCAAGTCAAGTCTATAAACATAATTCTCAATTACCTAATActgcattatttttctcattctaagTAAGATCTATGTCCATCTTAACTTACCACCCCTCTTCCCTGGGTAGTTTTTCCTACAAAGATTTCTTATTCTCCCTTGCTAAGATTATCTAGGTTAACCACAAGTAAACGTTCCTACCTGgaacttcatcatcatcatcctctccAGTAGCAAGTGGTGCTTTTCCATCCACAGCTatgaaaggaaaatgtaaacattatttGTCtaggtttttaataaatattcaccaaaaaaaaaaaaaaaagaacagatgaaaTGCCAAGTGTTGTTACAACTTATTTCCATGATAAGGGACATTTGGGATTTTATCTATGATACTATCAATAACATGATATTCTGATGTCTACAAATGGGTTAAAATACTAGGAACAGCCAACAAACAAAATTCCATACCCATCCTTTCAATCCTTCTGGGCCACCATAGGCCCTGAGGTAGTATAAGGGCAGTAGGGAGCTCTTAGAGTGCAGGTAAAGCCCACATACCAAATCATGGTAAGATTTATTTTGGGAGACAAATGAAGATGCCATTTTCTCAACTACTCTGTGTGTGGCATAAGGGTGATGCTCAACAACCActtactgaaatgaaaaaaattaaagtaaaaaaattaaagagtctGTGAGTGGTTAAGCATCCACTCTCCTTTATCACACAAGAATATGAACGTACACAGGAGAGTTATGTACTAGGCCCATACAGTTATCAGTGGGATACTTCAAAAGCCTACTTCAGCTCTGAAAGCCCTGACAGTTTAGAACCTGCAACTCAAtgtgataataaaaaaaaattgaggcagaTTAAGTCAATACCTAGAAAAACATGGGTAACTGAAGAGCCATATATAAGCCTCTGACTTCCTCCTGCATTCCTATTCTTCAAAATTTTAAGCACAGAAAACAGCATAACACTGCCACATCCTCAGATGTATATTCAGCTACACTATTTTCTGCCCCGAATAAAATCCCTATCACACTGTAATTAAAAATGCCAGAATACTGGCaagccatttttaaaagattactggTAATACCAACTATATAGATGAAACTGAAGTAATTTCATAAtttacactaatttttttttcaattccaaaCTTACAAGTAGTTATTGGCAAAGCaccaaattaacattttcatcatttctaGTTAATAAAGTATCTGATCCAAATCAAGTAAGTAGAAAACATTCCACAAAATCAAGTGTAACAATCATAGCACGCTACATCAATTACTGCAAACTTGAGCAAGGACACTTGCTTAAAATCAGTTAcaaatctgttatttttaaagcttGCATTTCCAAACTTAAAAATACTCATATCCATTCTGAGCCCTGAGATCAGAAATCAGCTGCTAAATGAGTAATTCCCTGGTAAAACCATTACTAGGAAACTCACATTGTTTGGGCAGAGCTTCGGCCAGTCTCCTTAAACTAGTCAGACTATCCGCACCAAGCTGGTTTAAGATGCTGGGTAGCATTTCTGTCAGCTGCTTCGTCTCAGCATGGCCTGTAATGGTGAAAGTGTTCGCTGCCAGAGATGCCTGAACTTTAGGGTTGTTAAAGTGGATCACTGTTCCTTGGTTTGTAAACATATTCAcctattaagaaaagaaaaatttaaattagcaatGCTGACcagtctctttaaaaacaaatgttttattaaaCTAAGTCTGGCTAACTAGTATTTCACTGTGAAGCACAGGTGAAATTTTGCCTGGAATGGAATATGTATTCTAATAGCATTCAGACTTAATGAGCTCCctgatatttattaatttatggtAGAAACACATCTTAGGGACTTTGAAGTccctaagttaaaaaaaaaaaacaacccatttAATGCATTAACGTTAACTTTTCCCAGCCAaatcttgttttttaaagaaacaaaatttgatACTTGCCTCTTCAATACCAGAGATATTGTTTACCCCTAACTTCTTTAAGGAGAACTGAAGTTTTTTGTCATCTGCTGTGGCTGTTCTATGAACCACCTTCTTCTTTCTGCGAGCAGTTCCCTAAAGTcagggagaagaggaaagaaaacagcaCATTTATACCacaacagatatttttcaaatggGAATAGTTTCCAATTCATTTCTGACCTTTGGATCTGTATAAGAACATTACCATAATCATAAACTTATGCACTGAGCAGGCAGGCTAAGGCAAAGATAGAAGCaaaaaatgggaaaggaaaagaatgatctTTTCAAAGTTCTACTTTTTACATTTGCTCTAAAAGTGATCAAAGAGGTAGCATGTGTCAATCTAAATTAAGCATTTGAAAGAACTCCACATCCAGAATTATTAACCtcttctgt is from Pan troglodytes isolate AG18354 chromosome 4, NHGRI_mPanTro3-v2.0_pri, whole genome shotgun sequence and encodes:
- the BTF3 gene encoding transcription factor BTF3 isoform X1, which gives rise to MRRTGAPAQADSRGRGRARGGCPGGEATLSQPPPRGGTRGQEPQMKETIMNQEKLAKLQAQVRIGGKGTARRKKKVVHRTATADDKKLQFSLKKLGVNNISGIEEVNMFTNQGTVIHFNNPKVQASLAANTFTITGHAETKQLTEMLPSILNQLGADSLTSLRRLAEALPKQSVDGKAPLATGEDDDDEVPDLVENFDEASKNEAN
- the BTF3 gene encoding transcription factor BTF3 isoform X2 — encoded protein: MKETIMNQEKLAKLQAQVRIGGKGTARRKKKVVHRTATADDKKLQFSLKKLGVNNISGIEEVNMFTNQGTVIHFNNPKVQASLAANTFTITGHAETKQLTEMLPSILNQLGADSLTSLRRLAEALPKQSVDGKAPLATGEDDDDEVPDLVENFDEASKNEAN